The Anopheles gambiae chromosome 2, idAnoGambNW_F1_1, whole genome shotgun sequence genomic sequence CCTAGGCGTGGGACGTTTATTTACGTATTCGTAGATCGCCGCTCAACCCGTACACACGACGACGATGCATTATTCATCCTCCAGTGAGTGTATTATACACGTAGAAGTATATCGCGCGAATCTCCATCTCCTGTGCTTTGTAGTGAAAGTTTTCGATTGTTTCTTGCAGGCACACTGGCTCTACTGTTTCTCGCGCTCGTCCGCAACAGTCACCAGCAGTCCTGGAACTACTACTGTGAGGCGGACTTTTGCGAGCCGGGGCTGAAAAACGTTGGCTGTGATCCGCCACCCGCAGAAGGGGGGCCAGCCTGCAGTGGAAAGCAGGCCGAAAGTGTGAACTTCAACTTTGTCGTACAGGCGGCAATTGTGAACGAGCATAATCGACTGCGCTCCCTGCTGGCCACGGGCCGGTTGGGTAAGTTTGCTCCCGCTTCCCGCATGCCGCAGCTCGTGTGGGACACGGAGCTGGCGAACCAAGCCGAACGCAACGTGCGCTCGTGTGTCTACGGGCACGATGAGTGTCGCAATACGGCCCAGTTCCGGTTCGTGGGCCAGAACATTGCCATCGTTCGCTATTCCGGCCCGCGGAAAAGTGTGCTGGAGCTGTTGCACGAGGAAATATACGGCTGGTGGAGTGAGGCTAACAGTACGACGCAAGCCAACCTTAGGCGATTTCCCTCCGAAGAGCCGTTGTAAGTGCACTCTACG encodes the following:
- the LOC1277032 gene encoding venom allergen 3 encodes the protein MHYSSSSTLALLFLALVRNSHQQSWNYYCEADFCEPGLKNVGCDPPPAEGGPACSGKQAESVNFNFVVQAAIVNEHNRLRSLLATGRLGKFAPASRMPQLVWDTELANQAERNVRSCVYGHDECRNTAQFRFVGQNIAIVRYSGPRKSVLELLHEEIYGWWSEANSTTQANLRRFPSEEPLSQIGHFTQMVSDRTWKMGCAAQQWTENKVFNVLYFVCNYSFTNMVGEPVYVAGPPASRCATGEDKLYPGLCLKSERIYSTPFAVVN